The Solea solea chromosome 15, fSolSol10.1, whole genome shotgun sequence genome segment catttgtcATCGgaatgactttaaaataaatagaaacgTATGTTTCCTTTGAACCCAATCATTTGTCCAGTGTATCTCGTGTGTGTGGGTAATATTGTGTATCAGTAAATGCACGCTAATGACATAAATGATCGAGTACCTTGGTGCAGCAATATATATGGTGCTACTTCAAGAAAGTGGGTTTTTCCGTCTTTAATGACCAATATGACAACAACGTGTGACATTTACTGTCgaaatgaaatgtatgttaTCATAGTCTCTTATGACAGCCTGCATTAAGGACACGGAACGTGACTCATTGTGTTAAAACCCAATCGTAGCTTGAGTGGACTGACATTGTCCAGTGAAATTGCACGTAAGGCGGGATTTAATGTTTCATCACCAGGATGGGGCGGAAGAGAAAACTGACTTGACAGCTCGTCAGGCGGCTAGAGGAGGGAGTACCATATACTTCTTCCTGTTGTTTATCACAGTTTTGTTATTTGGATGTTTGGCCTGTTCTTGCAATTTAAGTCCCAAATATGTCGTCCACTTTAGACGAAAACAGCAAGGAGAAGGTAAGACGACTGGCCCCCGTCGTGTAAATTGCTGTAGACAAAGCTAACAGTAACGCCTGCTCTGTAGCATTTTATTCACCGCTAACTTTTCTGCCCATACAACGCTAGCTTGCGGCTAAAGCTAGCTGACGTTTTACCAGGTTAAACTGTCACGAGTTGTGTAATCTGTAAGAAAAATTAAATGCTGTTTACCGATGCTATTTGAACGCGTTACAACATGCGCTCGAGAATGGTAAAGAAAAGCAACAGCCCGGGGTGGCATTAAGGTTTCATACCAATGCTTTACTTCATTAAACGACTGTTACATAGAGCTGTGCTGCACTGACACACTGCAACAGTCGAGCTACATTTACCAGCATATAGTCAATATAGTCAACCCACAGTATGATAAAAATACATCTTGTTCTGCCATTTTGGAGGATATAATTGGGTGTGCTTCTTAGTTACGTACTTTTTGTCATGTCAAAAAGGAATTACTGCAAACTGTTGCTGTCCTCAAAATGTCTCTCTaaagtaatgacaataaaaactgcATATTATATAATTTTGGGCTATTGAATAAGGCATGCTGTCCCATGTATTTAGGCAGGTTGGTTGGTAATATAGAAAAAACACATATCCTTACATATCAGTGAATGAAGGTATGTGTAGCCCCTTTACATGGCATATGGGTGAAATAGTCACATTTGGGGACACctaattaaaggaaacattcCACATTCTTTTCTGGAGGCTATTGGATAACAATTAATAACAATCTTATGATACATTACAATACAGAATGCTGCTTTGGATAACTGTGGTGTATTTGTCTTAGATGCGCTCTGTGTCCGTGGATCTAAACAACGATGCCTCTCTTCTCATTGACATTCCTGATGCACTATGTGAAAGGGACAAAGTCAAGTTTACCGTCCATACAAAGGTAGGAAAATGTTtgtgccattttaaaaacataaactgtAACCTCAAGTATGTGCAATAAGttgaattaacattttttttgtatgttgaCAGATTCCTAACAAAATTCTTATGATTTGAATTGGTTTCTAGACCACTCTTAGCTCTTTTCAGAAGCCAGAATTCTCCGTTCCCAGGCAGCATGAAGACTTTATCTGGCTACATGACACTCTGGTTGAGACGGAGGACTATGCTGGCCTAATAGTGAGTTGGACTACTTGCAGATATGGTTTACATACATAGACAAAATATGTGAAATTGTTAATTGAGTTTCTTTGTACTCCATGGGAGTAAGCTGTCACACATGTGTAAAGTATGTTGTGCTTTGTTATTCTTAGATTCCACCTGCACCCCCAAAGCCTGACTTTGAGAGCCCAAGGGAGAAGATGCATAAACTGGGGGAAGGTGAAGCCACAATGACCAAAGAAGAGTACACTAAAATGAAACAAGAGCTGGAGGCGTGAGTGGGActttcaaacaaaacatcaatatGTTGTATTGAATCATATGAAAAGTGCTATGACCTTTACAaaagctgatttatttttttcagtgaatACCTGGCTGTGTTCAAGAAGACAGTCCAAGTGCATGAAATCTTCCTGCAGAGATTGTCCTCCCACCCCATTTTAAGCAAAGACAGAAACTTCCAGATTTTCTTAGAGTATGACCAGGATGTGAGTTCCTCATAATGCTGACTTCCTTATCCAAGTTGTTCGTTGGAAAGAGAGGAAGTAGAGTTTGCTGGCCACTTGTGGCACATGACATACATCCTGCTGTGATCAGCAGTTACACATATCAGTGCAGGCTTTGTCAGTCAGTTGCAgaagtgtttgtttacagaaCTAGGCTCAGAGCTACAGTAAATGCTTTATATTTTCACTGTAGTTGGAGCTGTGATAAAAGAGCATAAGCTACATATATGTGTGGACCATACTGTGACAGAATTGTAAAAAGAATCAGGAAATCTTGGTATAAGCACAAATATTTACTTTAGGTGTTAATTAGTTCCATTGCACAACAGAATGAACTAACAAATAATACACTCTCTTCTCTTCATGATTTATGATTTGTTCTTTCTTCATTCTGTAAATTTAGCTGAGTGTGAGAAGAAAGAATGCTAAGGAAATGTTTGGAGGGttctttaaaaacatggtgaagTCAGCTGATGAGGTCCTAATCTCAGGAGTAAAGGTGGGTCATCTGCGTGAtctattgtttttggtggctctgtgtgtgcgtctgtctgtctgtgtgtgcgtctgtctgtctgtctgtgtgtgcgtctgtctgtgtgtgcttccGCACTTACTTGCACTTGCcactatgaccaacagagggcaccagaggcttgttgcatgaatggggtgaagtctgccatctctgattgccttgttttatttgtttaacgACATTTCAGATGCAGCATTGTAGCCTTGTCCTTCGTTAACGTGTCTCGTTTGTTTCTGACGCAGGAGGTAGATGATTTTTTTGAGCAGGAGAAGACATTTCTGCTCGACTACTTCAGCAAGATTAAAGACTCCACTGCTAAAGCCGAGAAAATGACCCGTGCACACAAAAGTATggaagtgtttttgt includes the following:
- the snx5 gene encoding sorting nexin-5 produces the protein MSSTLDENSKEKMRSVSVDLNNDASLLIDIPDALCERDKVKFTVHTKTTLSSFQKPEFSVPRQHEDFIWLHDTLVETEDYAGLIIPPAPPKPDFESPREKMHKLGEGEATMTKEEYTKMKQELEAEYLAVFKKTVQVHEIFLQRLSSHPILSKDRNFQIFLEYDQDLSVRRKNAKEMFGGFFKNMVKSADEVLISGVKEVDDFFEQEKTFLLDYFSKIKDSTAKAEKMTRAHKNIADDYIHLSATLNTISAEDTTANKKHLEKLSDLFEKLRKVEGRVASDQELKLTELLRYYMRDIQAAKDLLYRRARALADYENSNKALDKARLKSKDIAQAEEHQQHCLQKFDKLSESGKRELTGFKGRRVVAFRKNLIEMAELEIKHAKNNVALLQGCIDLLKSN